A region of the Acinetobacter defluvii genome:
TTGAATCAGATGCTTAGATTAACTTTGTTGAATTCAAATGACGTAGAGTGAATTATTTGTTAGAGCGTAGCTATAGTAGCGAAGTAGTCACACATTTGAGAAGTGTTTAAAAATAAAAACCGAGTATTAAAACTCGGTTTTTGTGAAGAATCAAACTCTAAAATTAGATATCTGAAAGATCTACACCGATACGTGCAGCAACTTCTTCATAAGCTTCAACAACACCACCCAAACCTTGACGGAAACGGTCTTTGTCGAGTTTTTTCTTGGTGTCTTTGTCCCATAAACGGCAACCGTCTGGAGAGAATTCATCACCTAGTACGATGCGGTCATGGAACACCCCAAATTCAAGTTTAAAATCAACAAGTAGCATGTTGCCTTGTGCGAACAAGTCTTTTAAAACAACATTTACTTTTTGAGTGAGTTCTTTCATTTGTGCCAATTGGTCAGCAGTCGCCCAACCTAAAGCAATTGCTTGAGATTCGTTCACCATTGGATCGCCTAAAGCGTCATCTTTGAAGAACAATTCAAAAGTAGGGGGAACAAGCTCTAAACCTTCTTCAACACCTAAACGGCGACACAATGAGCCCGCTGCATAGTTACGCATGACGCACTCTACAGGGATCATTTTTAATTTTTTAACCAA
Encoded here:
- the purC gene encoding phosphoribosylaminoimidazolesuccinocarboxamide synthase, yielding MLKQTLLYTGKAKSVYETDSADHLILVFRDDASAFNGEKIEQLDRKGKVNNRFNAFIMEKLAAAGIETHFEKLLSPTEVLVKKLKMIPVECVMRNYAAGSLCRRLGVEEGLELVPPTFELFFKDDALGDPMVNESQAIALGWATADQLAQMKELTQKVNVVLKDLFAQGNMLLVDFKLEFGVFHDRIVLGDEFSPDGCRLWDKDTKKKLDKDRFRQGLGGVVEAYEEVAARIGVDLSDI